One Sphaerisporangium krabiense DNA segment encodes these proteins:
- the yidC gene encoding membrane protein insertase YidC — MELTFLEPLYKAVATVIAWIHGAYSVIIPPDNGLNWALTIITLTVLMRLLIFPLFLKQMRSSKKMQELAPKVQELRKKYKNDKQRMNQEVMKLYQTAGANPLGGCLPIVAQFPIFISVFTVLRSIAEDKAAHGMTQEMVDSARAAHIFGAPVPATFFTSAHDIQAFGADPIVTKIVLGVFVAISSTTTFLTVRQSVRRSMAQMADNPMAQQQKILMYISPLFAVFSLNFALGLILYWVTTNLWTLGQQHWFYSRHPMPVVDAKGNVVQPEPKPGLLSRILPGKTAAKQADAPEDAPPAPEQKIIRQQPSRQPRSKRTGTKKS, encoded by the coding sequence GTGGAGCTGACATTCCTGGAGCCGCTGTACAAGGCGGTCGCTACGGTGATCGCCTGGATCCACGGGGCCTACAGCGTCATCATCCCGCCCGACAACGGGTTGAACTGGGCCTTGACCATCATCACGCTCACCGTGCTGATGCGATTGCTGATCTTCCCGCTCTTCCTGAAGCAGATGCGCTCCTCCAAGAAGATGCAGGAGCTGGCCCCCAAGGTCCAAGAGCTGCGCAAGAAGTACAAGAACGACAAGCAGCGCATGAACCAGGAGGTCATGAAGCTGTACCAGACGGCCGGCGCCAACCCCCTCGGGGGCTGCCTGCCGATCGTGGCACAGTTCCCGATCTTCATCTCGGTCTTCACCGTGCTGCGCTCCATCGCCGAGGACAAGGCCGCGCACGGCATGACCCAGGAGATGGTCGACAGCGCCCGTGCCGCGCACATCTTCGGCGCGCCGGTGCCGGCGACGTTCTTCACCAGCGCCCACGACATCCAGGCCTTCGGAGCCGATCCGATCGTCACGAAGATCGTGCTCGGCGTCTTCGTGGCCATCAGCTCCACCACCACCTTCCTGACCGTCCGGCAGAGCGTCAGGCGCTCCATGGCGCAGATGGCGGACAACCCGATGGCCCAGCAGCAGAAGATCTTGATGTACATCTCGCCACTGTTCGCGGTGTTCAGCCTGAACTTCGCGCTCGGGCTTATCCTTTACTGGGTCACCACCAACCTGTGGACGCTCGGTCAGCAGCATTGGTTCTACAGCCGTCACCCGATGCCGGTCGTCGACGCCAAGGGCAACGTGGTGCAGCCTGAGCCCAAGCCAGGGCTGCTGAGCAGGATCCTTCCGGGCAAGACCGCCGCCAAGCAGGCGGACGCGCCTGAGGACGCGCCGCCCGCGCCCGAGCAGAAGATCATCCGCCAGCAGCCCAGCAGGCAGCCGCGCAGCAAGCGCACAGGTACCAAGAAGTCGTAG
- the yidD gene encoding membrane protein insertion efficiency factor YidD — translation MSPAARVLLGPIRFYRAFISPLLGPRCRFEPSCSAYGLEAIAVHGAARGLWMTVRRIGRCHPFHPGGYDPVPPRPVRSHDETQGS, via the coding sequence TCCTGCTGGGCCCGATCCGGTTCTATCGAGCCTTCATCAGCCCCCTCCTCGGGCCGCGATGCCGCTTCGAACCATCCTGCAGTGCCTATGGCCTCGAAGCGATCGCCGTCCACGGCGCGGCGCGGGGGCTGTGGATGACCGTCCGGCGAATCGGGCGTTGCCACCCCTTCCACCCGGGAGGTTACGACCCGGTGCCTCCGCGCCCGGTCCGGTCCCACGACGAAACGCAAGGGAGCTAG
- a CDS encoding Jag family protein, with protein MTEVNEEQAQQAAVKAAPDVAALEQEGEIAADYLEGLLDIADLDGDIDMDVEGDRALVSIVDIKGGHLVGPNGEVLEALQELTRLAVHRRTGERSRLMLDVGGYRQGRRAELSKLGAKAAEDVKRSGEAKSLQPMTPFERKIVHDAVAAAGLRSESEGEEPDRYVVVLPA; from the coding sequence GTGACAGAGGTCAACGAGGAACAGGCGCAGCAGGCCGCCGTGAAGGCCGCCCCTGACGTCGCCGCCCTGGAGCAGGAGGGCGAGATCGCGGCCGACTACCTCGAAGGGCTGCTGGACATCGCCGACCTCGACGGCGACATCGACATGGACGTCGAAGGCGACCGCGCCCTGGTCTCCATCGTCGACATCAAGGGCGGGCATCTCGTCGGCCCCAACGGTGAGGTCCTGGAGGCCCTGCAGGAACTGACCCGCCTGGCGGTCCACCGCCGCACGGGCGAGCGCTCCCGGCTCATGCTCGACGTGGGCGGCTACCGCCAGGGCAGGCGCGCCGAGCTGAGCAAGCTCGGCGCGAAGGCGGCCGAGGACGTCAAGCGTTCCGGCGAGGCCAAGTCCCTCCAGCCGATGACGCCGTTCGAGCGCAAGATCGTGCACGACGCCGTGGCGGCCGCCGGGCTGCGCAGCGAGTCCGAGGGCGAGGAGCCCGACCGCTACGTCGTCGTCCTGCCCGCCTGA